DNA sequence from the Nocardioides plantarum genome:
GCGTCAGAGGCCGCCAGTCCCTCGGGTGTCGCGGCAGCTAATGAAGTCCTGCTCGTCGAGGAAATGGCAGAACGGAAGTCGTCGTGGTGGCGTGCTCCGCAGTCCCTCGGGAAACCAGAGCGGCTTCGCGGTTGACCAACATGCGATCTCCACCCGGGGTTGCAGCTTGTGAAACAGCAGCTCGAGTGTCGGGAGCTGGTCGGTGTCGTTGCTGAAAACCACCGCGGTGTCGAAGTCGCCATTCATAGCCGACTCGACCGCCCCGATAGCCAGGGCCACATCGATGCCCTTTTCCTCTGCGCGCCACGAGCCGTCGTCCTCGACGACGTAGCGGAGATCTCGTCGCACGACGTTCACACCGTCGGCTTCCCAAGCGGCCGCGAGCAGATCGTTGGCACTCGTTGCCTCAGGCTGGAACATCGGCAGCGGCCGACCCCGGTAGACATGGACGCCGGCCAGGTCTCCACCGGAGCGTCGCTTCTCGAGAATCCGCTTGGCGATCTTGAGGGGGTCGATCACGGTCTCGTACTTCGGCTCACCAACGCCGCCGAACCGACCGTGTCCGCCACGGTGTGCGTTCTCGTAGTCGATGAAAACTGCTACACGTTCCATGACGGACCTCCCGCAACGAAAAAGCCCCACCAATCCCGTGAGGGAAGGTGGGGAGCAATGAGTAGACCTTACACACTCTTGCGTGGCGGTGCACGCTGAACTGCAGAGAACGCAGCGGGGGATCTTGCGGGAGAGGGAGTGCCATGGATGGCTACGGAGTCGAGGTTGACGGGCTTGGGTGCGCGACCGCGTACGGGAATGGGTGGCATCGCGATCTTGGCCGGATCGAGAACGATCACATCCTCGGTTGGCAGGCCGTCGACCTCCACGGGCGCCAGCTGCTCAAGGTGAGAGTGAATCTCCGCGACGACGCGGTACGAGCCCTGGTCCGCGCGGCGGGCCTCCAGAACGGCTACACCACCCGCTGGGCCAGGTAGCTGCTCGGGAACGAAAGCACGCGTCCCGGCGCAGGAGATGGGTTGTGGGCCGTGGCGAGGTGAAGCTGCGCGACGTGCCCTGCCCAAGTAGACGGGGCCTCAGGTCAGCGTGGGTGATGACCGCTGGCCTCATCTAGTAACGCTGGGCGGGTACTCACTGCGCGGTGCTGATCCCGGCTGGAGGGTCATAAACGGTCGTATTTGCGCCTACCGCGACGTCAGCAGCTCGAGCGCCCGCAGCGCGGCGTGGTCGGGCGGTTCTAGTCGTTCATGTCGTTGGCGAACGCGCCGAGCCGCTGTGCTGGCAAGCGACGCCACCACCAACCGTCCCCGGCGTCGACGCGATGGAAGCGACTGAGTCGCTGGTCGGTGTCTTCCGTGGTCGCAGCAGTGAAGCGAGCGTCGAGGGATGCGAGTGCTCCACGGCGAGCCGCCTGCACACGTTCCGTGAGGTGCGGCCATGCAAGCGCAAGCCAGTCACGACAAGCGAGGTCGTTCGTGTACTCGTCAACGAGTTGGTCGTAGCCCGTCTCGACCTCGGCAACGAGCGATTCCCACGCTTCCATCATCTCGTTCACCGTGAAGACCTTTCGCCAGCCTTGCTCTTGAAGCAGTTGACCGGCGGCTGTCACCGACTTGTAGTCCTCCGGCGTCATCTCAGTCATGGCTTGCATCGTGCCCGACCCTCGGCAGGTCCGGGCGCATCGACGCGATCGCGGGTCGAGAAGGACGACCGAGTCAGACGTGCTGGGAGCCGCGAAAGTTGCCCGAAACTCGCACGATTTTTCGCTTCCAGAAGGGCACGGGTGGCCTCATGATTCCGCTCAACCGCGGGCCTCCGCGGCATCGCCCCACTCCCAACCTAGGAACCCGAATGTCCGGCACCCGTGCCCTCCGCCCCCGCACCCTCCTCACCACCGTCTCGACGACGAGCCCGCTCGGCACGCTGGCTCGACTGGCCGCGCCCCTGACCGCCCTCGTCCTGCTGGCTGCACCCGCGGCGCAAGCCGCCACGTGGACCCATACCGATGCATCCGGCGACACCCAGGTCACCGACCGGGGCCGCGGGGGCGACGTCCGCGGCCCCATGCGCGACTCCAAGGAACGGCACGGCGACCTCACGAAGGTCACGGCGCAGCACCGAGCCGACGTGCTGAGAGTGGCCGTCAGCGTCCGCGAGGACGCCGCCATCCCCATCCTGAAGATCACCGTGGTCACGTCCCGCGGCGGCAAGTTCACGGCCGTCTACGAGCCCTACGAGTCGAGCCGGGAGGACACTGCCATGTTGCTGACGCCCCACGGCCGCGAGGTCGAGTGCGACGACCTGACGATCCACCCGACCTCGGCGGGTTACCTCGCGACGATCCCGCGGCACTGCATCGCCAACGCCTACCGGGTGCGCATCGGGGTGCAGACCGACTTCTACTACGGCGGCAACCCGGTGATGCGGGAGGTCGAGGACGACGTCCTGCGCACCGGCCGGGTGGACCGCGACGCGCCGCGGCTCAGTCCGTGGATCGTCAGGGACGCGGTGGCAGGCGCCTAGGAGCCGGCCGACGTCTCGCTGACCACCAGCGCCCGTCACCGGATCCGGTGGCGGGCGCTGTTTGCCCATGACGGTCGCCACGATGACCGATACTCGTGGTGCCGAACGCAGACGAGATGAGGAACCCGTGACAGATGAGGCCCTTCCTGCGGTCGTGCACAGCCTGCGGTCGGCGCTCGAGCGCAGCCCCGACGACGTACCGCTGCGGCTCCACCTGGCCGCCCTGCTGCTGGAGCACGACCGCCCGGCCGAGACGGCACAGCAGTGCTCGGAGGTGCTCGCTCGCGACGTGACCAACGTCGAGGCGCTCGCGCTGCTGGGCCGTGCCACCGACGTACTGCGGGGGGCCGAAGCCGAGAAGACCTTCGACTGGTCGGTACGCGAGGAGGAGGTCGCCGACCTCGCCCCACCGCTGTTCGTCGGTGGCGCGGGCGAGCCCGACGCGGACCCGGCAGGCGACCCCGACGTCATCGAGTCCGATGTCCGCCTCGATGACGTGGGCGGGATGGCCGAGGTCAAGCGTCGCCTCGATCTCGCGTTCCTCACGCCGATGAACAACCCCGAGCTGCGCAGGCTCTACGGCCGCAGCCTCCACGGCGGGCTGATGCTCTACGGGCCGCCGGGCTGCGGCAAGACCTTCCTGGCTCGTGCGGTCGCGGGCGAGCTGGGGGCGAAGTTCTACTCCGTGTCTCTCGCCGACGTCCTCGACATGTGGATCGGCGCGAGCGAGCGCAACCTGCGTGAGATCTTCGAGACCGCCCGGGCCAACGCACCGTGCGTGCTCTTCCTCGACGAGATCGACGCCATCGGGCAGAAGCGATCGCACCTGCGGTCCAACCCGGCGATGCGCGGCACCGTCAACCAGCTGCTGTCCGAGATGGACTCCGTGCGCAGCAACAACGACGGCGTGTTCGTCCTGGCGGCGACCAACCACCCGTGGGACGTCGACGCCGCGTTGCTGCGACCCGGTCGGCTCGACCGGATGCTCCTGGTCTCACCGCCCGACGCCGAGGCACGCGCTGCGGTCCTCGCCTACCACCTGAGGGATCGGCCCCTCGACTCGATCGACATCGCGAAGCTGGTGTCGGCGACCCAGGACTTCTCGGGGGCCGACCTCGCGCACCTCTGCGACAGCGCCGCCGAGCTCGCCATGGACGACTCGGTGCGCAGCGGGGTGGTCCGGATGATCACGATGAAGGACTTCAAGCTCGCTCTCAAGGACGTGCGTCCCTCGACGAGAGGGTGGCTCGAGGACGCGCGCAACGTGGTCCTCTTCGCCAACGACGGCGGCCAGTACGACGACTTGCTCGCCTACCTCAAGCAGCGGCGACTGGCATGACGGACGGCGTACCCGCGCTCGCGAAGGCGCGGCACCTGATCGAGCTGCGCCGCTACGACGAGGCGCTGGCCGCCCTCGGCCCGGCGACGGCCGACGCGTCGACCCGACCGGAGGCGAGCTGCCTGCGAGCCCAGGCGCTGTTGGGGAAGGGTGCGAGTGGGGCTGCGGTGAAGGCAGCCCGGGAGGCGATCGCGCTCGACCCACTCCACGAGTGGCCCCACCGCCTGATGGCCGTCGCCCACGCGCAAGCAGGTAGGCACAAGCGGGCTCTCTCGGCGGCGGAGGAGGCGGTGCGCCTCGCGCCGCACCACGTCGAGACCCTCCACGTCCTCGCCCTGTGCCAGGTCGACCGCGGCAAGAAGAAGGACGCCCGCGCGATCGTGACGACCATGCTCCGACAGTGGCCCGACAGCGCGCTCGCGCACGAGACCGCCGGGATCGTGGCGACCAGGAGCAAGGACTGGGCCGTCGCGGAGCGCCACTTCCGCGAGGCGCTCAGGATCTCTCCGCAGGACGCCGACATCACCAGGGCTCTGGCGGAGGTGCTGCGGCAATCCGGTCGCCGTCAGGAGGCGGGCCAGGCGTTGCTAGCCGCGGCGCGGGCAGACCCGACCAACCACGAGATCCGTCGCTCGCTGGGCCGCTTGGGGCTGCCGGTGGTGGCGGTGGGCGGCGTCATGATCTTCAAGGTCCTGCTGTCCGTGCAGGTGGTCCGTGTCCTGCCCTACCTGCAGCCGGTCGTCGCGGCAATTGCCCTGTGGACCTTCATCGCCGCGGTCGGTGGGTATCTCACGCAACGTCGCTACCTCGGCACCCGCAACCTCCCCGCTCACGTCCACGAGGGCCTGACCGGGGAGCACCGCAACTACGGTCTCACGTGGCTCGCCTGGGGTGGTGTCCTCAGCCTGCCGCTCGCCGCCTGGGCCGCCGTCGAAACACCGGCAGCAGGCGGCTCGATGATCCTTGCCGTCGTGCTCGGCTTCCTGGGTCTGGCTGCGCTCGCCACCGCGTGGGCCGCCTGGAGTGGCCCGTCCCGCTGGCGTGGCCGTGTCGCCGGACGACGCCAGATGTGATCTCGCCACCCGGGCTATCAGCACCAGGTCGGGGCGCGTGTCCGGGCTGGTCGGGTGCCCTAGAGGCGGGCAAATGTCGCTGGGAACACGCATCCCCATGTATCGGGCTCGGGCGATTCCGCGAGCTGAGCCCGCGGACGTTCTCGAGTGGCATCATCCGTCTCATGCCCAAGC
Encoded proteins:
- a CDS encoding tetratricopeptide repeat protein, which gives rise to MTDGVPALAKARHLIELRRYDEALAALGPATADASTRPEASCLRAQALLGKGASGAAVKAAREAIALDPLHEWPHRLMAVAHAQAGRHKRALSAAEEAVRLAPHHVETLHVLALCQVDRGKKKDARAIVTTMLRQWPDSALAHETAGIVATRSKDWAVAERHFREALRISPQDADITRALAEVLRQSGRRQEAGQALLAAARADPTNHEIRRSLGRLGLPVVAVGGVMIFKVLLSVQVVRVLPYLQPVVAAIALWTFIAAVGGYLTQRRYLGTRNLPAHVHEGLTGEHRNYGLTWLAWGGVLSLPLAAWAAVETPAAGGSMILAVVLGFLGLAALATAWAAWSGPSRWRGRVAGRRQM
- a CDS encoding NYN domain-containing protein — encoded protein: MERVAVFIDYENAHRGGHGRFGGVGEPKYETVIDPLKIAKRILEKRRSGGDLAGVHVYRGRPLPMFQPEATSANDLLAAAWEADGVNVVRRDLRYVVEDDGSWRAEEKGIDVALAIGAVESAMNGDFDTAVVFSNDTDQLPTLELLFHKLQPRVEIACWSTAKPLWFPEGLRSTPPRRLPFCHFLDEQDFISCRDTRGTGGL
- a CDS encoding ATP-binding protein, producing MTDEALPAVVHSLRSALERSPDDVPLRLHLAALLLEHDRPAETAQQCSEVLARDVTNVEALALLGRATDVLRGAEAEKTFDWSVREEEVADLAPPLFVGGAGEPDADPAGDPDVIESDVRLDDVGGMAEVKRRLDLAFLTPMNNPELRRLYGRSLHGGLMLYGPPGCGKTFLARAVAGELGAKFYSVSLADVLDMWIGASERNLREIFETARANAPCVLFLDEIDAIGQKRSHLRSNPAMRGTVNQLLSEMDSVRSNNDGVFVLAATNHPWDVDAALLRPGRLDRMLLVSPPDAEARAAVLAYHLRDRPLDSIDIAKLVSATQDFSGADLAHLCDSAAELAMDDSVRSGVVRMITMKDFKLALKDVRPSTRGWLEDARNVVLFANDGGQYDDLLAYLKQRRLA